In Chaetodon trifascialis isolate fChaTrf1 chromosome 6, fChaTrf1.hap1, whole genome shotgun sequence, one DNA window encodes the following:
- the mtrfr gene encoding mitochondrial translation release factor in rescue, with translation MHLWLHRTPALSEPKFTGVSSRFEVTTSSSDAGFFQHEAAADSMGSENDAIVEMNASKSQQPISFTWPFVCPFGRGRGAGTTCKDDASRNIIGSTHSHDIHRRFSPCLQNLATSLRRRNTRWISSIDRTGQSSYGNVKMSLNIQAALAGVGGLGSSWRGKRNGYELRPAAVAFVHRTGKSEGQTDEEHSPSPLPPWLPCVWAAGKKDMVDLPVLNEDELEEQFVRGSGPGGQATNKTSNCVVLKHIPSGIVVKCHQTRSVDINRKRARDIMKEKLDVLYKGELSEVLIKKKESEVKKEEKRKKANENLLRKRLFKEAMAADCKAGNDTV, from the exons ATGCACCTCTGGCTTCACCGCACTCCAGCACTCAGCGAACCAAAGTTCACTGGTGTTTCTTCGCGTTTTGAGGTCACCACTTCGAGCAGCGACGCGGGATTCTTTCAGCACGAAGCGGCCGCCGACTCGATGGGCTCTGAAAACGATGCCATAGTCGAGATGAACGCATCGAAAAGTCAGCAACCAATTTCCTTTACGTGGCCGTTTGTTTGTCCCTTCGGCAGAGGAAGGGGTGCGGGTACGACATGTAAAGATGACGCGTCCAGAAACATCATCGGCTCGACTCATTCACATGATATTCACAGACGTTTCAGCCCGTGTTTACAAAATCTGGCCACATCATTGCGCCGGAGAAACACACGCTGGATTTCCTCAATCGACAGAACAGGCCAAAGTAGCTATGGTAACGTTAAAATGTCCTTGAATATCCAAGCTGCCCTGGCAGGGGTTGGCGGTTTGGGCTCGTCCTGGCGAGGTAAACGAAACGGCTACGAGCTCAGACCTGCAGCTGTCGCCTTCGTCCACAGAACCGGGAAGAGCGAGGGGCAAACGGATGAAGAGCACTCGCCATC ACCGCTCCCACCCTGGCTGCCGTGTGTTTGGGCTGCCGGTAAAAAGGACATGGTCGACCTTCCTGTCCTGAATGAGGACGAGCTCGAGGAGCAGTTTGTGAGAGGATCTGGACCCGGAGGACAGGCCACCAACAAAACCAGCAACTGCGTGGTGCTCAAGCACATCCCCAGTGGGATTGTGGTGAAG TGCCATCAAACCAGATCTGTGGATATAAATCGAAAGCGTGCTCGGGACATCATGAAAGAGAAACTTGATGTTTTATATAAAGGAGAACTCAGTGAAGTGCTTATAAAGAAGAAAGAGTCCGAagtgaagaaagaagagaagaggaagaaggcaAATGAAAATCTGTTGAGAAAAAGACTGTTTAAAGAAGCTATGGCTGCAGACTGCAAAGCTGGAAATGACactgtttaa
- the kmt5ab gene encoding lysine methyltransferase 5Ab — MAKGKKNVLRTENTVEHKLTSRKETKENKPATNKDCVGKQQSILQSVRSPSKPRSPLSDSSSMLIQEGNDSDGTNPDTSKLKKDIPNEIKSENCESKEQKPEIASHSRGTRDQAADQLEQKGPTTHTNIRSAADSKVSASKSRSRGGRKLGAKKTENKAPQNRKVTDYYPIRRSNRKTKAELKNEEHRHIDDVIKNGIEEGMQVKHIEGKGRGVFAVKDFKKGEFVVEYHGDLLELAEAKIREAEYAQDPQTGCYMYYFQYQSKTYCVDATKETSRLGRLINHSKTGNCQTRLHPIDGTPHLILVASRDITAEEELLYDYGDRSKESLLAHPWLKY; from the exons ATGGCAAAAG GGAAGAAAAATGTGCTGAGAACCGAGAACACTGTTGAACACAAACTCACCTCACGGAAGGAGAcgaaagaaaacaaaccagcaACCAACAAG GACTGCGTAGGTAAACAGCAGTCAATTCTCCAGAGTGTGCGTAGTCCAAGCAAACCCAGATCTCCTCTGAGTGACAGTTCAAGCATGCTGATCCAGGAAGGAAATGACTCTGATGGAACTAATCCTGACACGTCAAAGCTGAAAAAAG ACATACCGAATGAAATCAAATCTGAGAATTGCGAGTCCAAAGAGCAGAAGCCTGAAATCGCCTCTCACAGTCGCGGGACGAGAGATCAAGCCGCTGACCAGCTTGAGCAAAAAGGGCCCACGACACACACGAACATCAGgtctgcagcagacagcaaagTTTCAGCATCCAAAAGTCGGAGCAGAGGTGGTCGCAAACTCGGAGCAAAAAA GACAGAGAATAAAGCTCCCCAAAACAGAAAGGTCACAGACTATTATCCCATCAGAAGGAGTAACAGAAAAACGAAGGCAGAGTTAAAG AATGAAGAACACAGACACATTGATGACGTGATAAAGAACGGCATTGAAGAGGGAATGCAG gtcaaacacatagaaggaaaaggaagaggggTATTTGCTGTCAAGGACTTCAAAAAGGGAGAGTTTGTGGTGGAGTACCATGGAGACCTCCTGGAACTGGCTGAGGCTAAAATAAGAGAGGCCGAGTACGCTCAGGATCCCCAAACAGGCTGTTACATGTACTACTTCCAGTATCAATCAAAAACATACTG TGTGGACGCTACAAAAGAAACGAGCCGTCTTGGAAGACTGATCAACCACAGTAAAACTGGCAACTGCCAGACGAGGCTTCACCCCATCGATGGAACCCCTCATCTGATCTTGGTGGCCTCCAGAgacatcacagcagaggaagagctgctGTACGACTACGGTGATCGGAGTAAAGAGTCACTCTTGGCTCACCCTTGGCTCAAATACTGA
- the rilpl2 gene encoding RILP-like protein 2 — MEFGEESSPALAFEKDAFELTVEDVYDISYVIGRDLLKISSTGEEVSDLQFRIVRVLEMFETLVNKYNLSLEELKMERDNLKSELARIITEGSSGQGTQGAGPNQLVVDLTDPNRPRFTMQELKEVLQERNQLKAQLMVAQEELQLYKSGILPQAESAMVEVDLGTPAATEHSPATLNDAKEEKTTIGKLFSFRRK; from the exons ATGGAGTTTGGTGAAGAGTCGTCCCCTGCTCTGGCTTTCGAGAAAGACGCGTTTGAGCTCACGGTTGAAGATGTTTACGATATTTCGTATGTAATCGGACGAGATTTGTTGAAAATAAGCAGCACGGGCGAGGAAGTGTCGGACTTACAGTTCAGAATAGTGCGTGTTTTGGAAATGTTCGAGACTTTAGTCAACAAGTACAACTTgtctctggaggagctgaaaatGGAGCGGGACAACTTGAAGAGTGAGCTGGCCAGAATCATCACGGAGGGCTCATCTGGGCAGGGCACG CAAGGAGCGGGACCTAACCAGCTGGTGGTGGACCTGACGGACCCCAACAGACCGCGCTTCACCatgcaggagctgaaggaggtCCTGCAGGAGAGGAACCAGCTGAAGGCTCAGCTCATGGTGGCTCAGGAGGAGCTTCAGCTATACAAGAG TGGGATTCTCCCACAGGCTGAATCAGCCATGGTGGAAGTGGACCTGGGGACGCCAGCAGCTACAGAGCACAGTCCAGCCACGCTAAATGAtgcaaaggaggagaagacaaCCATAGGCAAACT GTTTTCATTCAGGCGAAAATAA
- the LOC139332576 gene encoding RILP-like protein 1 — protein METCVMSALDRPAAELTVMDVYDIAAVLGQEFERIIDRFGCESLVGVVPKVVRVLELLEALVSRGAATQEAEELRRDLDRLRQERSDRYKQERKHQKELELVEDVWRGEVQDLLSQISQLQAENKRLSVSLPVRESPVTEEDLQKHEGMSEKERQLMKKLTDLVDKQKDEIRAKDHELTLKNEDIEALQMQQHRLIRINQDLRHRMSVMEAQGKALIQHRAELEAAAQAHQQELGALQLEVTKLRKELRGWELEREVANIEETSLTTSGIPSTTSPQMTSPAAAPSNSTIKPNSVWVECGGDPDFLANCFECDKSPSLLPGSSKEEDTGEGGGNDDDSTALFLKVSADTDTGEETNSLEEESDKPRFTLQELRDVLHERNELKAQVFMLQEELAYYRSEEFEDDVSSIAHTPSPPPCSSSTSQPESGIRRLIFTAIMPMVAAGLISDDPTLLPIRRLVSSV, from the exons ATGGAAACCTGCGTTATGTCCGCGCTGGACAGACCCGCGGCGGAGCTGACCGTCATGGATGTGTACGACATTGCCGCGGTGCTCGGGCAAGAGTTTGAGCGGATCATCGACAGGTTTGGGTGCGAGTCTCTGGTCGGCGTTGTGCCCAAAGTGGTGCGGgtcctggagctgctggaggcgCTGGTGAGCCGCGGAGCTGCAACACAGGAGGCCGAGGAGCTGCGAAGGGATCTGGATAGACTGCGGCAGGAGAGGAGCGACAGATACAAGCAGGAGAGGAAGCaccagaag gagttggagctggtggaggacgTGTGGAGGGGAGAAGTTCAGGACCTGCTCTCTCAAATCTCTCAGCTTCAGGCAGAGAACAAGAGGCTGTCAGTGAGCCTCCCCGTCAGAGAGTCCCCCGTCACAGAGGAAGACCTGCAGAAACATGAGG GAATGtcagagaaggagaggcagCTGATGAAGAAGCTGACAGACTTGGTGGATAAGCAGAAGGATGAAATCCGGGCCAAAGACCACGAGCTGACACTAAAAAACGAAGATATTGAGGCG CTCCAGATGCAGCAGCATCGGTTGATAAGAATCAATCAGGACCTTCGTCACAGGATGAGCGTGATGGAGGCTCAGGGTAAGGCCCTGATCCAGCACAGGGCTGAGCTGGAAGCTGCAGCCCAGGCACACCAGCAGGAGCTGGGGGCTCTGCAGCTGGAGGTCACAAAGCTGAGAAAGGAGCTCCGGGGTtgggagctggagagagaagtCGCCAACATAGAAGAAACCTCTCTTACCACATCTGGAATTCCATCAACTACATCACCACAGATGACG TCCCCGGCAGCAGCACCATCTAACTCCACCATCAAACCAAATTCAGTGTGGGTGGAGTGTGGAGGAGACCCTGACTTCCTGGCGAACTGCTTTGAATGTGACAAGAGTCCTTCCCTTCTCCCAGGGTCATCAAAGGAAGAAGATACTGGAGAAGGGGGTGGCAATGATGACGACTCGACAGCATTGTTTCTG aAGGTGTCAGCTGATACAGatacaggagaggagacaaacagCCTGGAGGAGGAGTCAGACAAACCTCGCTTCACCCTGCAGGAGCTGCGGGACGTCCTGCATGAGAGGAATGAACTCAAGGCCCAAGTGTTCATGCTGCAGGAAGAGCTGGCATATTACAGAAG TGAGGAGTTTGAGGACGATGTCAGCTCCATCGCTCAtactccatctcctccaccgtGCTCCAGTTCCACCAGTCAGCCTGAATCAGGAATTCGACGCTT GATCTTCACTGCCATAATGCCGATGGTGGCAGCTGGCTTGATTTCAGACGACCCCACGTTGTTGCCAATTCGAAGACTTGTTTCCTCTGTATGA